The genome window TGAAGCCATTGCTCTTTTCTCAATACCATGTCAGTTCCACCGTGAATACATGTCAATTGATACTCTGTGTATCAACTCATACTCTCCAGATTCCAACTGTCTTCAAGGCTTGTGCTCACCTGAAACATAGCACTCCAGCTTAGGTGTCTTTGATGATGTAGTAGTGGAATGTATTATCCAGATATTCTCCAGACATCACCCTAAGTGGCTCTCTTTTCTTAGGTAAAGGAGCTCTTGATGAAAAAGAGGCTGCTTGGTGCCTCGTGAAGCTCCACATCATTGCTGGGCAAATGCGCACTGAACAAATAAATAACCCTGATACATTCTATACCTTGATGGGGAAGTCAGGGAAAAACTTCAATAGAGATAAGGTCAGAATTTCTCTGATTTTACTCCCATGACAGCACCAAGGCAATACCTGGGCTTTGTATTGGGGTTTTGGGGAACTTTGTATTGGGGTTTGGGGAAATTTGTAGAGTGGTTTGGAGGAACTGTTATAGAAAGGGGACTCTTTCGGTCTGCCATGAATTGGCTTTCAAGGCAACTATCACTCACCTGCTACTACTAAACCCAGAGATGTGAGGATAGAGACCACTGACCCAAAACATCTTGgttaaattaattaaagcaagcaattaattaaaCTACACTTTTATAATTTTGTGTACACAGGCTTGCCTCTTTCTAAAGGTGGGGTTCAAGAGATCAGCATTGGACATGAATGAGATAAGGGTTTTTATAGTTCAGAAGTAGGGGGTTTCAAATAGGGGATTGGCAGGCAAATAGGCATAGTTACAGAAGCAGAACATTAGCATAACTAGATGGTCATACAACCTCCTGAAACACAGACATAATCATAACAAGTGGTCAtaataaccttttgaaacaaaggcatggatgctgtttcctggaacaggcagtatAGAACCATTTGAAGTTAAGATTAGAGGTAGGGCATAGCCTAATCCTTAAGAAACAGATATTTAATCATAAATGGTAATGGACCTAGTTTGTCCTCACTATAAGGTGGCTTTCAAGCTCAAGATGAAAGCAGGCTGGCTTGTCACAACCATGAAGACAAAGTGCCTTAGCCTGCTTCCTGGAAACCCTGGTTCCAAAGCAGCAGCATTcctcttacaaaagaaaatgaatagatTGTGTTTGGTTTGGGTTCCTGTCACTGATGTATCTTCTCCAATCATccttccagtttttctttttcgtgttttttttttttttttaaatcagactACCTCACTTTCCTTCACAACACTTTTTGTGTTTCAACTAAGCTGGTGACATGCAATTAACAGGTGTGCCTATATGGGTTGTGTCCTGGGCTGTTTCTTGTATTCCCCTTAATATGAAGAGCTGGCACCAATGGGTGCTCTTTCCATGCTAAGTACCAGCGTAAACCTTTATTTGAGTTATGTAAAATAACTTGGGAAAAGAGGATTCATCAGAATCCTTGGTTCACCTATTGGCAGTGGAGAGGTCACAGAAAATATCTGAGCCAGGCTTCAATTGTGGATCTGAGTGACACCAATCTGCTATGCTGTGAATGTGAGGATGGATGATAGCTATGATAGAGCAGAATATAGGTGACACAGCATGTATTCATATTCGAGAATATGTATACatatccatgtattcattcattacaTTTATTGTCTGTAATTCTTAGGTTTAACGTAATAGGAAAAGCAATTAGTTCCAGTTTCTCAGGAAAATAATTTGTGTATTATTCAACTTCTTTGTGTAATATGTTAAaggagtggttctcaactgtcctgatgctgtgaccctttaagacagttcctcatactatggtgacccccaaccacaaatttattatgttgctacttcataattgtaattttgccaTTGTTATGAAGTGTAatctaaatatctgatatgcaggatagctgaaatgtgacccctgtgaaagtgtCCTTAGACCCCCAAAGGGGACCTGGCTCACAGATGGAGAACCACTGAGATAAATCAAGAAATGTGTTTACAATCAACTGAACTGTGACACCCTAGGGCTTGCAGCTTAGTGGAGGAGAGCATACATTTACCAACTCAAAATTTGAATGTGATACTCATCAGTGATGTCAATGACCATACCATGCAAAGTGGGCCAAGGGGGGACCCCTTGTCCTCATGTAAGATTGTGTGGTTTATCCAAAGTCTCACAGCCAGAAAACTTGTATTTTCTAATCCCAGAATTGTTCTTTCTAGAACACagtattaattttattcattattttttctttctttggtattTTAAATACCAATTAAAGTTCAACCTTTACGAAGGCAAAACAGTGAAAATTATCCAGAGGAACAGAGTTGCTTTAAATGGGCTGGTACATATCCTGGATAGTGCCATGGACAAGATAGAGCCCACACTTGAGAGCAACTCCCAGGTAAGGTAAGTCAGGTGCATTTGAGTTCTTTCTACCCCCACCATCTTTGCTGCCTGGAGAGTTAAATCTATGTAGAAAGTTTTACAAGGAAGATCTCAAGCTAGAGAAGGCAGGTTGGTTTGTGCATTTTCAGTAGGCTACTGGGTGTTtctgcagagagaaaggaaggcatGCTAGGGTGGGAGAAGATttataaatgttttcttaaactaCTTATGGCTGGATCAGACAACTCTGCCTGGTGCCAGGTTGTCACTGCAGTTCGTTCCTTGTGCTGCCTGGAGGATAGTCATGATTGTAATGAATTTCTTCTTACTCACCTGCACGATATGGCCAGAGACTGTTATAGAGTGCACAGATTACATGACCTGTCAAATCAAAACACTCGTATACACAGAGCAGTTGGCTAGAGCCTTTTATACATACTCACACCTTCACCTTAACTCTGCCATGTCTCTCAACATGAAGGTTCATAttaccaaattttttttttactgacttTTGAACAAAATCTCTCCTTTCAGCAAACCAAATGACAATACTACAAGCAAGATACAGCAAGTTCAAATTTTTATTAGAGGTACGTGCTTTCATATATTTCAGAAGAATGGAGTCAAGTCCTCTGTAAAATCAGCAGAGATGCCAATTTTCAATAGTTTTTCTAGCAGCTatttcaaatgttattttcaaTAAGGtatattgttaaattttatttttcaaatgcagGAAACCAAGGTTGGATGTGCCTTAGATGCAGGTGGCTTTGTTGATTCATATAGAATTTTTGTTCCAAGTAATGAAGCATTAAATAATATGAAGGTTGGCACCCTCGATTACCTCCTTTCTCCAGAGGTATAGTATCCCAGTTACCAAGTCATGGCATTGGCATCCCTGTCCCAGTCTCTGACCACTCTGGCATTTCTCCATACTAAGCAACAAATGTGCAAGTGCACACCTACTCTAATACAGTCAGACTCAAGCATACTGCTATGCTGATCTTGAAATATGTTGCCTTTTTGGCTCATAGATTCATTGATATAGTACTTGCTAGAATACCTTTAAATACCAGCAAGGACATCTTCCATTCTGAAAGTGCTATAGtggaaaaccacacacacactcatgcacaaacTCACAAGTTCCCTTCCCAATACCCTTATGGAGACTAACAATGGTCTGAATTtcctgttccagggaatctgatgccctcttctggtgtctgagAGTACTGCATGCATGAGATGCACATTCATTCATACAAACACaatgcacacaaaacactcaggcacataaaatacaaacataaatCATTCACTAAAAATTAGATGGTTGATAAGTCTCAGCCAACAATTTTTCAGCATATGACATATTCTTAACGGTTTCCAGGTAATAGGCCAGATCACCTGGGGTCTTtggaaggttctttttttttttttttgttccatagCTGAGGACCAAACCAAGGGCCTTGCActtgttaggcaagtgctctaccactgagctaaatccccaacctcaGGAaggatgttttttaaaaaatataagccATGCTTGAATGTTCTGAAACTTGCTGTTGCTTGTTGTAAAAAGCAGTTTTACTTCCCTTTAAAACTCATACTCACTTTAAGGtgatatttaaaaagcaatattGCTCTCCTGGGAAATTACTAAAATCTTAAAATCATATGACCTCTCTAAAAATGTTACTTTTAGAATATGACAATAAAAGAGTTTTCGGCTACCTAAGGATATATGTACTAAAGCCAAAATAAGACAAATTGTAGAAAAAATTAACTGCTCTACTCTCTGTCTTAGTTCAGAAATCTCTGTCAGCCTTGGAGAGCAAGCAGGAGGAGGCTCCTTCTGGGTTCTAAGAAAATGTGTGGATCTCATCTGCCTCACACTATACAATGAGACCGAAGGCCTCTCATTGCTCTTATGGGACAGTTTATACCTAGAACAGGACCAACTGGCCAGCACCAACACTGCTCCTAGCCTTTGATTCTCTTTTTCTCCAGAGATTCAAATATTTCTGCCAACAAAGAATGTAAAGCCTGTGTTCTTTGTTCTGAGGCAAAAACTGGTTTTGCCAATGCCATTTCTAGTGAagagtaaaatggccattttctaGTCTTCAGGGGCTAAAACATCTCAGACATAGGGATTTCTCCTCTCTCCACAGTGATACTACCATCATTTAACTTTATCTTCAGGAAAGAGCctcagaggagacagaaagaccccATTCAAGCCCTGAATGTGGAATGTGTGTTTCCTTAATAAAGCCTTTTGTCTCTGAACCCCAGTTTTAGTCCACAAACCATTCCATAGCTGTTCATGGCAAGCCTCCATGTACTCCTTCACTGaactacacaaaaataaaagcgACAGGAGCAGAAAGCTTGGTGCCTTACAAGCTCTAAGATTCCTTTCCaaagaaactgaaacaaaaagaaCTGAATTcacaaagttcaaggtcatattACTATGTTGGTAGAGAACACATATTCTGGCACCAAAGAActgaaatatattttacatagaCAGTAAGGACAcgtcttagttgtttttttttgtttgttttttttttcccattgcaaTGATTAAAAGCTCTTACAGAAACAGCTAAAGGTAGAAAGAGTTGATTTAAAACTCAGTTTATCATGGCAGAGAAAGTGAGGCAGGAAAAGTTTGAAGAAGCTGGCCATGTAACATCCATGGTCAGAGGAAGAGAGCAATAGACAAATACATGTGTGTACCCAGTCCACTTTCTCCATTCTGTTCAGTCCAAGACCCTGATCCCAGGGTCCTGCCCACTGTTAAAATGGTACTTCCCACATTAACTAATCAAGACATTTCTCTAAGGGCATGCTCCAAGACCCAGCTCCCATGTGATTCTAGATTCACATAGACACTAATCACAAGAAAGTAAGTGATAAAGGAGAAGGTAGTTGAGAAAGCTGGTGGATATCTCACAGAAGCAGTCTATCTGCATGCTTGTTGTCACCCTTGACACAAGCCAGATAGACCCTGACACACAATAACCAGAGAATGATTCCTCTGTTCCTTtcattcctctctttctttcatggACCCAACACTAACTAGACTTTAGAAGTGAATTATCCCATGGAGAGATTcaatccagaagaagaaaaccgATAGAAAACATTCATGCtaatcctttttttatttttattttatttttactttatctttGAGGGAAATTGAGCCTTATCAGTTAAGTGACTCATTCAAGGTCACACAGAAGCTAAAAATTATTGCTACCCAGACTTCTACACTCAAGCTAAGTGCTCTTTATAAGACACctgcattatttttaatttgctgGAACAAATGATTTGGAAAGTGACTGGTGTGTTCCTCATTCTGTTCTAACCAGACATAGAACAATCATAACAGCTCAGCATTTGACATACATCATCCTGTTATTCAGGAACTGACTATCTTTTCTCTTGTAAGACTCTATTTCTGGGAAACATAAAGGCACTGAGACCCAGAGGCTGACTAGTTCAACGTCACATGCTGACCCACCCATGGCCACAGAGAGCATTGTTTCTAGACCTGGTAAAGGGCAGAAAGCTCAGCATTCTTACTGTAATGCAGCCCTGCTCATCACACTATCAGCTTGTAGCTGTGGCAGCCTTATCATCCATACCAAGACACTTTTGAGAATGAACAGAGCAGCCAGACAACAGGTGTAAGCTACAACTGGATCAGACAAACTGAGATATGTGGTAGTTACAGGTAATACCCTGGCATGGTGACCAAGGTCAAGTGCCAAGAGGAGTAAGAGTGAGAGTGAAATGTGGTACAGCAAAGATTTCATTCTGCCTGAGACTTGACAGTGTAGGATTATGTCTGCTAAAAGGAAAAGATCCTGCTTATTAGGCTCTTGGTCTGTGGTGCTTTGTCTGTCCAAGGATGCTACAAACCTAGGCCACTTATGTCTTGCTGAATCATTGAAGTGGAAAACACCATGGCCCCCATTTTCTGCCATGTGGCCATGTAATCCTCCATGTTATATGCTCCCTCCAAGACACCTGCCTGAAGCTCTGCCTGAGAGCTCCAGGATTCTAGTTGCAGTAGTGGCAGGGTTGTGCAATTATGGTTTGGTATGGAGATGTGTGACTTCTTTTGAGGGACTGGGTGATCAGGGTCCCCACAACTGTACACTCCTAAAATATCAGTATGTGGCCTGACAAGCAAATGTTGACTTCCAGGGCAAGTGAGACTCCTAAATAGATGGGTGTTATGAAAACTCCAAAATGTAACCTGACATGT of Meriones unguiculatus strain TT.TT164.6M chromosome Y unlocalized genomic scaffold, Bangor_MerUng_6.1 ChrY_unordered_Scaffold_35, whole genome shotgun sequence contains these proteins:
- the LOC132651904 gene encoding stabilin-2-like, with protein sequence MGEELRKLWAAYSHLKRLQGAENVIDPLYRCICQKGYLGEVLICFGDSMERHRELNTETRRMWQGRLTSFISILDKTYAWPLSNLGTFTVLLSSDKGLKVVDVSKGALDEKEAAWCLVKLHIIAGQMRTEQINNPDTFYTLMGKSGKNFNRDKVRQLKFNLYEGKTVKIIQRNRVALNGLVHILDSAMDKIEPTLESNSQVRDSNISANKECKACVLCSEAKTGFANAISSEE